From Abiotrophia defectiva ATCC 49176:
GGATGCGCCGCCTGTAAAGCTGCTACCCCTTCTGGTGCAGCAACTAAACAAGAAAAGGTGATATTTTCTGGCTTGACGCCATACTTTTTCATCAGAAGGTCTAGCGCAGCAATCGCTGAACCACCTGTCGCTAACATTGGATCCACCACAAAGACATGACGTTCTTCGATATCTTGTGGTAATTTAGCAAAGTACTCAATTGGCTCTAGGGTTTCGTGGTCACGATAGAGACCAATATGCCCCACACGTGCAGCAGGCACTAAGTCCAAAATCCCGTCGACCATGCCCAAGCCAGCTCTTAGGATTGGAATAATCGCCATTTTCTTACCAGCAATCCGCTTCTGAGTGGTCTCAACCAATGGCGTCTCGATGACCACATCTTCTACTGGTAAATCCCGTGTAATCTCATAGGCCATCAGCATAGAAATTTCATTGGTGACTTCGCGGAAGGCCTTGGTAGAAGTGTTTTTATCACGAATAATGGTTAGTTTGTGCTGAATTAGCGGGTGATTAATTACGACGCATTTTGCCATCTTAGTCTCTCCTTTTCTGAGTCAATCAATTTAAGCTTGATAAAGTGGTAAGCCTGCAACGAG
This genomic window contains:
- the upp gene encoding uracil phosphoribosyltransferase, whose product is MAKCVVINHPLIQHKLTIIRDKNTSTKAFREVTNEISMLMAYEITRDLPVEDVVIETPLVETTQKRIAGKKMAIIPILRAGLGMVDGILDLVPAARVGHIGLYRDHETLEPIEYFAKLPQDIEERHVFVVDPMLATGGSAIAALDLLMKKYGVKPENITFSCLVAAPEGVAALQAAHPDVDIYMAALDERLNEHGYILPGLGDAGDRIFGTK